From Canis lupus familiaris isolate Mischka breed German Shepherd chromosome 23, alternate assembly UU_Cfam_GSD_1.0, whole genome shotgun sequence:
ATCAACTGGAAGGAATtattagacattttatttctaagaaatgtGTCCAcatgtgtaaatttttaaaaagtaaagaagaaaaaataaaagtctatcaGTAGGCTACAAACTTCCTGAGGGCAAGACCTGTCCTTCTACCACGTATCTAAAACAGCTGGGAGGGAAGGCATTGACCTGTGGGCTTTGTGCTGTTTCCACGGGACTCctgaaatatagaagaaaagtCTCTGAAACTAAGACAAGGCTAGGAATCTGTTTCATGTTTTTAAGATAcatcccccctcaaaaaaaaaaaaaaaaaaacaaccctaaaccAAAAAACAATACTTTCAAAAGAAGGTTAACAAAAGAGCTTAATACGTGAGTTCACACAGTAAATCAACTGAAATGCTTTCAGTTGGACCAACGTGAGCACAGATAAATAACTTGGGTTTCTGCAGCCTGAGAAGAGATGGGAGAAACAGGACTGTGGGCTTAAGATCAAACAACACGAGAACCGGGATGGCCTCCTTCCGGTTCCCCCAAAAGCCGTCTGTTCTTATCCTAAAGGTTATGAAAGGTTTTTGGAGACTAGCTGAGCAAATGAGATCCTGTTCCTTCCTTGGGAAAACTTGTTTATACTGTATCCATTTTTAGACCTTGTAAAAGTTGGTGAACTCACTTCTTCCCCCATTAGCCCGAATTCTTCCCCACTCAGCAAATATCAACAGGAAAAGGCTTCAGTCATTGATAACAATGAAAGCAGGGAGCTCACATAGGGCCTTAATAAGGCGGCTGCGCtgacagagggaaagacagagacacaatCTCCAGCTCATGTTTATAGAATAACGGgtttgaaaggagagaaaaaataccGAAATCTAGGTAAATTTATTCTGACAGTGACAACAGCATTGTCTCTTACACAACTCATACCGGTCTGAGGATTCATTTTGGAACTGTCAAAGCTTTCAAGCAGAAAATTATTCTCAGTGGCTGAAACTTGGTTAAACAAATTTCACTGTGCAAGGAAAAACCAAGTTAGTTTTGGAAGTGCTGTGTGGGAGGAAACTCAGGCAAGACAGCCAGATAGGAAGTGCCAGCGCCTTGCAGGGACCCAGACAAATAGGTGATGGGATGGTAAGGTTTCCAGTGGAAAGGAGTGACCTGGACCCATCCTGGAAAGTCAGCTAAGAAAGTTCTATCAGGATGAAGACTCAGAGCCAGCGTGGTGTCAAGCAGATCCACCATGAGTAAAATGTTGGGTAGTGTGCTCCAGTGACCAAGCTGTGGCAATCTGAGCAACAGAATAAATATTGCTGATATTGGACACtcatagaataaaatacatagtcACAACTCCATACTGGTATAAAtgcttaagaaaaagaataaataccagGGGTGGTAAGAGAAAGGACAGATCTTCCTTATAGTAGAACATCTACTAATACATGTAGAAgggataaaaaaatagaaaatcactgTTAGGCAAACATGGCAATCGTATTTGTTGTCAGAAAGAATGACTGACAGTAGGTAAAGTTATGATATGAAACAGGTCTAGCATCCTTACAAAACAGGTGTTGATTATCTTTAGAAACAGGTCTAGGCACCTTCTTATAAGATATGTATTaataacaaatggaaaaaaatagtatctttacAGGGTTGAAACCTGGCAGACACCAGGACCAAACTGAACAGACACCCCAACATCCTGTGCCCCCGTCTATGAGCTGCCGAGGAGGGCACAGAACCATTTCTATGCTCTTCTTTCCCCAAATGCACAATCTCAACTCAACCATGAGAAATACTGGAAAAACCCCAAGTGAGAGACCGTCGATGAAATAGCTAGTCTAACTTCTTCTTGAGTTGCAAGGTCGCGAAAGACAAAAGACACAGACTGAAGAGCTGTGACAAGTTGGAGGACACTAAGGAGGCATGGATGTTAACTGTAATATTGGATCCTGAACTGGACTCTGCTCCAGAAAAGGACATTCCTGGAACTTGGAAATACGAATAACTTCTACAGATGAATTAAGAGTACTATGCCAATGTTTATCTGTCTTCAATAGCTGTGCTGTGGTTTAGCTAAGATGTTAACAGTAGGGGAAACTGGGTGCAGAGTATATGGGAACTTCCCATACTATTTCTGTAACTGTTCTGAGAGTctagaaatattataaaacaaagagttaaaaataaaattggagttGGCTTGGCTTTATTTAGCAGCTAGCCAGGATCAAGTTGAGATGCATACATTTTAAGGTGAGAGCTAAGACCATTATAGAAACTActgaaaagaatcagaaaagggTAAAAATGTAGACCTGAGCCATTCTCATGTCCGGGGAGCAGGAGGTGGATGGGGCATCCACCTCCCATCCCTGAAGAATACTGCATTCCTTAATCACCTCtctgttagatttttaaaaagctaaacaaatatatatcaaatcatcctgCTTTGTTTTCTCCAACAAAGGAAAGTCATCTccataaaaataagttttgagcCAAATCCACCACCTGGACCTTAtcatttttaaggtttaaaaaccttaaaatagaaaaactgacaaaaatcagacattttcctgaaaaatattttccatttgataAATAGAACtaattcttataaatattatcaGTGTTCATCTCCTGCCAGATATTTAGATATCTGTGGAAAGAtgtaagagaaaagcaattataCTTCAAAAGGGGGATTAAAAAGCATTATAttgggcagcctcagtggctcagcagtttagcgctgctttctagcccagggcgtgatcctggagacccaggatcgagtcccacattgggctcccttcatgaagcctgcttctccctctgcctgtgtctctgctgatctctctctctctctctctctctctttctctctgtctttcatgattaaataaattaaaaaatacaaatccttgagaaaaaaaaaaaaaaaaaacctttatgcTCCAAACATGGCTTTTAGCTGAAAAATCTAGGCTTTTTTAGTGCAATTCCCAATCATTCTGGAATGGGTACATACTAACAGATCTCAACTAGCTCTTACTGTGGGGCTAACTCTTCGGTACCCTGGAATTATGATGGAAGCAAACAACATGACATCATTTTGAAGACACATCAACCCCTGCACCATGATGGCAGTCCATACATACCTCCCACTGCATTACAGCGAGATGTCATTTCCCAGAGTACCAGGGCCATGGAGTAGACATCAGTCTGCTTAAAGGATTCAACGTTCTCCAAATTCATCCTGGACTCTAGGACTTCGGGAGCCATGTATCTTGCAGTTCCCACCTAAAGcaataagagacacagaggcccATCATTTAATTccagttgcatttttattttaaaaatataaccgaTATGTGTTCTCTACACATGCAAATGATCTTTGAAAAGCACAATGCTCTTTTAAATAATGAGACTGGCAAAGAAAGGTACagcttatgaaattatttttaaaaataggtttttttctccctgaaaacactttaaaaaatttaaacaaagtaTACCAAAATAAGGAAATGCCAAACCCCAGAGCTGCTTTATCTAGCTTCATGATATATGTCATCATATTATACAATAACATCCTCACAGATAACTGGGGAGACAACCTCTGTGACACTTCAggtctttatttttgcttttgcaaatTAACTACTTTCTCATTCCCAAAACACCGAGATTTGTGGGGCAAATAAGAATTATTGCCATTTGTTTCAGTCACTTAAGGACTGTCTCAATCTTCTTTGTTTACTCCATGGTACATTCTAGTGTGCCAAGAATGTAGTATCATTTCATAAAATCTCTATTAAACTAAACTGCACGGAAGTATTTCAACAGTAAAAGACCAAATCTAGATCATCTTATAATTTTGATGGATATGCTATGTAGTTTTGTTTAGAAAATGACGGATAATGTGAAAACATTGGTATacataggaaaaaagagaaagatatttcaaagggaaggaatcacttttaaatgtttgattttgtAGCATGTAAATCTTGACTCAGTAACAATGAAGTCCTACCTTTTCGAGAAGCTAAGGAAGGAAGCTAAGCTCAGGTGAGTTGATATTATTATCCTAAGGAATGTTTCTTAATGGTATGTATCaggaaaaatttttcttcttaagagGTCACTGTATGACTCATTATGCTGCCATATTAATCTGTTCATATTTCACTCAATATGTTTATCTGGACATTGGCTGTGCAGCCAAAGACCCAAGAGGTCAGACGGAGCAGTAACCAAATGCTTCAGCGGCACATATCCTCACCTGCTTAGAGGAAACAATGGTGCTTTCCAGACTCCACTGTAATCCACATCAACATTTCAGTGTGTGAAAACATGGGGCACCATCATTCATAAAGGATGGCTTGGTAATTCCTAATGACCTTCCAATATCTCCTTACCCAACAAaggtttctattttcatttgtgagATGCTTCAAAAGAACTGTAGAATTATATATTCACTCCGTCCGTCAactcactcaataaatatttattggtcacTCTCGCTCATTCAAGGCATTGTGCTAGATGTGACCAAATGGATGTGGATTTGGGCTACAAAGAGGCTGCCTTCtagaaaggtaaaaagaaaacaaggcagcCACCAATAGTTCAGAGTAGGAAGGGCTAAGTATAAGCAtacaagaggaagaagagagacaaagCATGAAGCGTGTTGGAAGCAATGAAAAGTAATTtgcaaatgagagagaagaaatgaagatggGTTCAAGGAGAAGAACGTCTGTCCTGAATTAGGTGGAGTTggcagaaagaggagaaatagcCTTCACTAGAAAAGCACCTTGACAGAAAAGAGTGGGCATGCCGGGACGAGTGTCAACACCTGACTTCAGCTAGATTCCCTAGACAAGTATCCAGAGTATAAGGCTGTTTAGGACAAAAGACATTGAGAGATGGATGGAGGGGTAGCATAGTCTCCCTACAAGTAAGGGATCAAGGTCTAACTTACTTGCCCACTGTTGGCCAGGTCATCCACAGACAGAGTTGGGTCCAGGCGCAGGGAAAGGCCAAAGTCACACAGGCAGCAGGTCAGGTCGTTCTTCACCAGGATATTGGAGCTCTTGAGGTCCCTGTGCACAATAGGCATCTTGGGCCTCCCACACAGGGTGTGGTCACTGTGCAGGTGAGCAATGCCCCGGGCGAGGGAGCTGCCCAGCTTTCGCAGGTCCTCCCAGCTGATGACATGCCGAGTGAGGTACTCCTGCAGGTTGCCCTTGGCATGGAAGGCCGTGATCAGCCAATACTGCTTTCCCAGCTCCGTCTTCCGCTCCTCGGCTGTCAGGAACTGCAGTATGTTCTCGTGCTTCAGATTGATGTCTGAGAAGATGTCCTTCTCCGTCTTCCAGGAGGCATACTCCTCGTAAGGGAAGATCTTGACTGCCACAGTCTCGAACTGCTCTGAAGTGTTCTGCTTCAGCTTGGCCTTGTAGACCTCAGCAAAGCGACCTTTCCCCACCAGGGTGTCCAGCTCAATGGGCAGCAGCTCCGTGTTGTGGTTGATGTTGTTGGCGCAGGTAGAGCTGATGTCGGACCGGTCGTCTTCCAGAATGATGGCCAGGTGCTCGCTGAACTCCATGAGCTTCCGTGGCTTGCTGGTCTCCCATGATGGGCTCAGCTTCTGCTGCCGATGAACGCGGTAACAGTAGAAGGTGACAATGACGGCTATGGCGATTCCCAGGGGCGGCAGGAGGCTGACGCCTGTCACTTGGAATATGACTAACAACAAGTCAGGGTTGTTGGTGGCATATTCTGATATGGAAACAAAACGAGGGAGAGAAGTTGGGTTCATTTGGGTTCAGTCAGGGAGTAGGGCCACACCACAGACATCTGGAGGTTTTAACATCTGTATAGTTTTTTGGGTaataaattttgactttttattctGGGGATGGATGCACCTGTCCAGACTTCTCGATCTCTGGCCACCTATTCAAGATCTCCTATTCTTCTCTCAAAgttcagcttaaatgtcactctCTAAAGGAGAtccaggagggatgcctgggtggctaagtggttgagagtctgcctttggttcaggttgtgatcccggggtgctgggatcaagtcccgcatcaggctccctgcagtgagcctgctcctccctctgcctctctgtgtctctcatgaataaataaaatcttaaaaaaaaaaaaaaagatgatccaGGAAACCATggggaaatgttttattttatatattctcatAACACTCTCCATTTTTCATATGTGACAACTTGGCACGCTTTGAATTATATCCTTATGACTCCAGTTATGGGTTTCATATCGCCACCCTCAATGGATTGAGAACTCCATGCTGGCAGGGGCCATGTCTTTTTTCTTCA
This genomic window contains:
- the TGFBR2 gene encoding TGF-beta receptor type-2 isoform X2, translated to MMCHVTPSYAERSCPCSLPLVNDFLVNNDMMVTDSNGVIKFPQLCKFCDVRSSTCDNQKSCMSNCSITSICEKPHEVCLAVWRKNDENITLETLCHDPKDTYHGIVLEDAASSKCIMKEKKVLGETFFMCSCSSDECNDYIIFSEEYATNNPDLLLVIFQVTGVSLLPPLGIAIAVIVTFYCYRVHRQQKLSPSWETSKPRKLMEFSEHLAIILEDDRSDISSTCANNINHNTELLPIELDTLVGKGRFAEVYKAKLKQNTSEQFETVAVKIFPYEEYASWKTEKDIFSDINLKHENILQFLTAEERKTELGKQYWLITAFHAKGNLQEYLTRHVISWEDLRKLGSSLARGIAHLHSDHTLCGRPKMPIVHRDLKSSNILVKNDLTCCLCDFGLSLRLDPTLSVDDLANSGQVGTARYMAPEVLESRMNLENVESFKQTDVYSMALVLWEMTSRCNAVGEVKDYEPPFGSKVREHPCVESMKDNVLRDRGRPEIPSSWLNHQGIQMVCETLTECWDHDPEARLTAQCVAERFSELEHLDRLSGRSCSEEKIPEDGSLNTTK
- the TGFBR2 gene encoding TGF-beta receptor type-2 isoform X1 — protein: MGRGLLRGLWPLHIVLWTRIASTIPPQVLKSVNNDMMVTDSNGVIKFPQLCKFCDVRSSTCDNQKSCMSNCSITSICEKPHEVCLAVWRKNDENITLETLCHDPKDTYHGIVLEDAASSKCIMKEKKVLGETFFMCSCSSDECNDYIIFSEEYATNNPDLLLVIFQVTGVSLLPPLGIAIAVIVTFYCYRVHRQQKLSPSWETSKPRKLMEFSEHLAIILEDDRSDISSTCANNINHNTELLPIELDTLVGKGRFAEVYKAKLKQNTSEQFETVAVKIFPYEEYASWKTEKDIFSDINLKHENILQFLTAEERKTELGKQYWLITAFHAKGNLQEYLTRHVISWEDLRKLGSSLARGIAHLHSDHTLCGRPKMPIVHRDLKSSNILVKNDLTCCLCDFGLSLRLDPTLSVDDLANSGQVGTARYMAPEVLESRMNLENVESFKQTDVYSMALVLWEMTSRCNAVGEVKDYEPPFGSKVREHPCVESMKDNVLRDRGRPEIPSSWLNHQGIQMVCETLTECWDHDPEARLTAQCVAERFSELEHLDRLSGRSCSEEKIPEDGSLNTTK